One Phaseolus vulgaris cultivar G19833 chromosome 4, P. vulgaris v2.0, whole genome shotgun sequence DNA window includes the following coding sequences:
- the LOC137837539 gene encoding UDP-glycosyltransferase 1-like, which produces MTMKKDSIVLYSALGRGHLVSMVELGKFILSHHPSLSITILFLTPPPNQDTPTSPTAFTCAATAKYISAVTAATPSITFHRIPQISLPTVLHPQALNFELCRATTHHLRRILNSISHSSNLKAVVLDFMNHTATCVTNALQIPTYFYYTSGASTLAILLKQLIIHESTTTSIKDLNMHITIPGVPKIHTDDLPDQGKDRESESCKVFIDIGKCMRDSYGVIVNTCDAIEGRVIEAFNEGLIEGTTPPVFCMGPVISSSPCRGDDNGCLSWLDSQPSQSVVFLSFGSMGRFSRTQIREIAKGLEKSEQRFLWVVRSEFEEGDSGEPPSLDELLPEGFLERTKEKGMVVRDWAPQAAILSHESVGGFVTHCGWNSVLEAVWEGVPMVAWPLYAEQKLNKVVLEEEMKVGLSVKGNKEGLVSSTELGDRVKELMDSDKGKEIRQRIFKMKMSAKEAMTEGGSSVVALNELVQKWKAH; this is translated from the coding sequence ATGACCATGAAGAAGGACTCCATTGTTCTCTACTCAGCTTTGGGAAGAGGACACCTAGTTTCCATGGTGGAACTAGGCAAATTCATACTATCCCACCACCCTTCTCTCTCCATCACAATCCTCTTCCTCACTCCACCCCCTAACCAAGACACCCCTACCTCCCCCACCGCCTTCACCTGCGCCGCCACCGCCAAATACATTTCCGCCGTCACCGCTGCCACCCCCTCCATCACCTTCCACCGCATCCCCCAGATCTCCCTCCCCACCGTCCTCCACCCCCAAGCCCTCAACTTCGAGCTATGCCGCGCCACCACCCACCACCTCCGCCGCATCCTCAACTCAATCTCTCACTCCTCGAATCTCAAAGCCGTCGTCCTAGACTTCATGAACCACACTGCCACATGTGTCACCAACGCGCTCCAAATCCCCACGTACTTCTACTACACTTCCGGTGCCTCCACCCTCGCCATTCTCCTTAAGCAACTCATTATTCATGAAAGCACTACCACGTCCATCAAGGACCTCAACATGCACATCACCATCCCCGGGGTGCCCAAGATCCACACTGATGATCTTCCTGATCAGGGAAAGGATCGTGAAAGCGAAAGTTGCAAGGTTTTTATCGACATAGGGAAATGCATGAGGGACAGTTACGGGGTTATAGTAAACACTTGTGATGCCATCGAAGGGAGGGTTATAGAAGCGTTCAACGAAGGCTTGATTGAAGGAACCACGCCACCCGTGTTCTGCATGGGGCCTGTGATTTCTTCTAGTCCTTGTAGAGGGGACGATAACGGGTGTCTGAGTTGGCTCGACTCGCAACCGAGTCAGAGTGTTGTGTTTTTGAGCTTTGGAAGCATGGGAAGGTTCTCCAGGACGCAGATAAGAGAGATCGCTAAGGGGTTGGAGAAGAGTGAGCAAAGGTTTTTATGGGTTGTGAGGAGCGAGTTCGAAGAGGGTGACTCGGGGGAGCCACCGAGTTTGGACGAGTTGCTGCCAGAGGGGTTTTTGGAGAGGACAAAAGAGAAGGGGATGGTGGTGAGAGACTGGGCCCCACAGGCGGCGATTCTGAGTCATGAGTCTGTGGGTGGGTTCGTGACTCACTGCGGGTGGAACTCGGTGTTGGAGGCTGTGTGGGAAGGGGTGCCAATGGTGGCGTGGCCCCTGTATGCAGAGCAGAAGCTGAATAAGGTGGTTTTGGAGGAGGAAATGAAGGTGGGTTTGAGTGTGAAGGGGAACAAAGAAGGGTTAGTGAGTTCCACCGAGTTGGGAGACCGAGTTAAGGAGCTGATGGACTCGGACAAAGGGAAAGAGATTAGACAAAgaattttcaaaatgaaaatgagTGCTAAAGAGGCAATGACTGAAGGTGGATCTTCTGTGGTTGCTTTGAATGAGTTAGTGCAAAAATGGAAAGCACACTAA